CTCAAGCGCCGCGTCGACCTGGTGCCGAACCTGGTCGAGACCGTGAAGGGCTACGCGTCTCACGAGCGGCAGCTCTTCGAGGAGGTCGCCCGCTCGCGCGAGGCGATGATCAACGCCAAGGGCGTGAACGAGTCGGCCGAGGCCGCGAACATGATGTCCGCCGCCCTGGGCCGGCTGCTCGCGGTGGCTGAGGCCTACCCCGAGCTGAAGGCGAACCAGAACTTCGCGATGCTGCAGGAGGAGCTCTCCTCGATCGAGAACAAGATCGCCTACGCGCGGCAGTTCTACAACGACGCCGTCCTGCAGTACAACAACGCCATCGAGACCGTGCCCGGCAGCTTCTTCGCCGGCCCCATGGGCAAGACCGAGGCCGTGTTCCTCGAGATCCCCGAGCAGGACCGCGCGGTGCCGCAGGTGTCGTTCGGCGGCGCGCCGAGCCAGCCGCCTGCCTGAGGCCGCGAGCGCGACGGAAGAGAGCGGCGCCCGCGCGGGCGCCGCTCCTCGTTCTGCCCTATAGGCGCCCCGACCTACGGCGCCGCGGCCTCGAAGACCACGATGCGGTGGTTGAAGTAGTCGGCCACGAAGAGCCTGCCGTCCAGGTAGTGGAGGCCGGAGGGGTGGTTCAGGGTCTCCGGACCCGGCGTGACCTGGCCGCGGTTGGGCGCCCAGGAGCTCATGTCCAGCTGGCCGAGCACGTGGTCGGCCGGCGCGCCGTCGGTCGTGGGGAACTCGTCCCAGACGAGCACGCGGTTGTTGTCCTCGTCGGCCACAAAGATCTGGTTGCCATTGCTGTCCACGTAGGCGGGCCAGGCGAAGGTGCTCGCGTTCACGTCCACGGCCGGGTCGTCCGAGGAGAAGTCCGGCTGGCCGATGACGTGGTCCGCCGGCGCGGCATCGGTGGAGGGCACCTCGTCCCAGATCAGCACGCGGAAGTTCCCGGTGTCGGCCACGATCAGCCGCTGGCCGTCGCTCCAGACCGCCTGCGGGGTGTCGAGCGTGGAGGCCGTGGCGCCGGCGCCGGGCTTGAGCTCGTCGTCGACGCAGGTGCCCTTGTCTGGCTGGCCGAGCACGACGTCGGCGGGCGTGTCGGCGTCGGCCGGGAACTGGTTCCAGATCAGGACGCGGTGGTTGTCGGTGTCGGCGACGATGAAGCGCTCGCCGGCGAAGGCCGCGGAGTCCGGGTGGTTGAACCTCGTCGGCGAGCAGCCGGGGTCGGTGGAGTCCTCGTCGGGCTGGCCGAGCACGCGGTCGGCCTGCGCGCCGAAGCCCGTGGGCAGCTCGTCGAACACGAGGATGCGGCTGTTCTGCGTGTCCATGACGATGAGACCGTCGCCGTGCGCGACCACGGCGCCCGGCTCGTTGAAGGCGCCCAGGCCCGTACCGGGGGAGAACTCGTCGAAGCTCGGCTGGCCGACGACGAAGGACGCCGGCGCGCCCGTGGAGGTGGGCACGCCGTCGAAGACGAGGACCCTGTGGGTGCCGCTGTCGGGGACGAAGAAGAGGCCGCCTACGTAGGCCGGCCTGTTGTAGGGCTCGAGGATCCGCATGTTGGACGGCGCCGTCGCGGAGGCGGACGTGTCGCTCTCCTGTCCGATCACGTACGCGCCCGGCTGACCGTCCTCCACGCGCACGAACGGGTAGACGAGCGTGAGGGCGGCCGTGTCGGACTTGCCCTCGGCGCTCACGGTTA
The sequence above is a segment of the Trueperaceae bacterium genome. Coding sequences within it:
- a CDS encoding LemA family protein, which gives rise to MAIVVLVVLAALVLWGVSVYNRIIQLENRYQNAWSQIDVQLKRRVDLVPNLVETVKGYASHERQLFEEVARSREAMINAKGVNESAEAANMMSAALGRLLAVAEAYPELKANQNFAMLQEELSSIENKIAYARQFYNDAVLQYNNAIETVPGSFFAGPMGKTEAVFLEIPEQDRAVPQVSFGGAPSQPPA
- a CDS encoding NHL repeat-containing protein yields the protein MRRYTRSLVGLALLVLAACSTPQVTIVSVEFTSHDDGDVVTGSRQVEVVAAVTAPSDATVVGEHDGQDLTFTRQGATLRANVTLHDGDNAIEVTVSAEGKSDTAALTLVYPFVRVEDGQPGAYVIGQESDTSASATAPSNMRILEPYNRPAYVGGLFFVPDSGTHRVLVFDGVPTSTGAPASFVVGQPSFDEFSPGTGLGAFNEPGAVVAHGDGLIVMDTQNSRILVFDELPTGFGAQADRVLGQPDEDSTDPGCSPTRFNHPDSAAFAGERFIVADTDNHRVLIWNQFPADADTPADVVLGQPDKGTCVDDELKPGAGATASTLDTPQAVWSDGQRLIVADTGNFRVLIWDEVPSTDAAPADHVIGQPDFSSDDPAVDVNASTFAWPAYVDSNGNQIFVADEDNNRVLVWDEFPTTDGAPADHVLGQLDMSSWAPNRGQVTPGPETLNHPSGLHYLDGRLFVADYFNHRIVVFEAAAP